A single Triticum dicoccoides isolate Atlit2015 ecotype Zavitan chromosome 2A, WEW_v2.0, whole genome shotgun sequence DNA region contains:
- the LOC119355161 gene encoding probable serine/threonine-protein kinase At1g01540 — MSDSDQSTVVFGLHLWELVGIGVGAAFVLLLVLLSLLCLLANRRRRRRRAPAGPVLHLATVAPSAHPKNPTKPPKDIQEVPSRGAQAPVGGTAPKVPLAQILQASPQESIQIETGKEHRITFPEQPPPHHQRSGGPSSRGASGESRGGGPEPGVPEVSHLGWGHWYTLKELEAATAMFADEKVIGEGGYGIVYHGILEDGTQVAVKNLLNNRGQAEREFKVEVEAIGRVRHKNLVRLLGYCAEGNQRMLVYEFVNNGTLEQWIHGDVGPVSPLTWDIRMKIILGSAKGLMYLHEGLEPKVVHRDVKSSNILLDKHWNAKLSDFGLAKLLGSERSYVTTRVMGTFGYVAPEYAGTGMLNETSDVYSFGILIMEIISGRVPVDYNRPPGEVNLVEWLKTMVSSRNSEGVLDPKMTEKPTSRALKKALLVALRCVDPEARKRPKIGHVIHMLEVDDFPYRDDRRAGRAPGQAKLGETPSGEPGDSSGNDTPKGQSKADNSRWRNQET, encoded by the exons ATGTCGGACTCGGACCAGAGCACCGTCGTCTTCGGGCTCCACCTGTGGGAGCTCGTTGGCATCGGCGTCGGCGCCgccttcgtgctcctcctcgtcctcctctccctgctgtgccttctcgccaaccgccgtcgtcgccgtcgccgcgcccccgccggccccgtcctccacctcgccACCGTCGCGCCCAGTGCCCATCCCAAGAACCCCACCAAGCCGCCCAAGGACATCCAAGAGGTGCCCTCTCGCGGCGCGCAGGCCCCCGTGGGGGGCACCGCGCCCAAGGTGCCGCTCGCTCAGATTCTCCAGGCGTCCCCGCAAGAGTCCATCCAGATCGAGACCGGCAAGGAGCACCGCATCACGTTCCCGGAGCAGCCGCCGCCCCACCATCAGCGTAGCGGGGGGCCGTCGTCTCGCGGGGCCAGCGGCGAGAGCCGCGGAGGTGGCCCGGAGCCGGGCGTGCCCGAGGTCTCACACCTCGGGTGGGGCCACTGGTACACTCTCAAGGAGCTCGAGGCAGCGACGGCAATGTTCGCCGATGAGAAGGTGATTGGCGAGGGCGGCTACGGCATCGTGTACCATGGCATTCTCGAGGACGGCACACAGGTCGCCGTCAAGAATTTGCTGAATAACAG GGGCCAGGCTGAGAGGGAATTCAAGGTTGAGGTCGAAGCAATCGGGCGGGTGCGGCACAAGAACCTCGTGCGGCTGCTTGGATACTGTGCTGAGGGCAACCAAAG GATGCTTGTGTACGAGTTTGTCAATAATGGAACTTTGGAGCAGTGGATTCATGGTGATGTTGGTCCTGTGAGCCCTCTTACATGGGACATAAGAATGAAGATTATTCTTGGATCAGCAAAAGG TTTAATGTATTTGCACGAGGGACTTGAGCCAAAGGTGGTTCACCGTGATGTCAAGTCAAGCAATATCCTACTTGACAAGCATTGGAACGCTAAGCTTTCTGATTTTGGGCTAGCAAAGCTTTTGGGCTCAGAGAGGAGTTACGTCACGACCAGGGTTATGGGGACATTTGG GTACGTTGCTCCAGAGTATGCAGGCACTGGCATGTTGAATGAAACTAGTGATGTCTATAGTTTTGGGATTCTTATTATGGAAATAATATCTGGTAGGGTACCAGTAGATTACAACAGGCCACCTGGAGAG GTTAATCTCGTTGAATGGCTGAAGACAATGGTGAGCAGCCGAAATTCAGAGGGGGTTTTGGATCCCAAGATGACCGAGAAGCCTACTTCAAGGGCACTGAAAAAGGCTTTGCTAGTGGCTCTGCGATGTGTAGACCCTGAAGCTCGCAAGaggccaaagattggtcatgtgattcACATGCTTGAAGTTGATGATTTCCCCTACAGAGAT GACCGCCGAGCTGGCAGAGCTCCAGGTCAAGCGAAATTGGGGGAAACACCTTCGGGTGAACCTGGCGATAGCAGCGGGAACGACACACCGAAAGGTCAATCAAAAGCAGACAATTCAAGGTGGAGAAATCAAGAGACCTAG